The Sulfurimonas lithotrophica genome includes a region encoding these proteins:
- a CDS encoding glycosyltransferase: protein MKNNTIALFMPSKTSFYDGLFNSLKKAFEHHGYEVTGGCGFLSGIKLDLFINKYNPKVFFEMNRCKSEINNFPKNILHICWLVDLLGRKLENITGSEIVYFFSTEWMKDFKHSENCKIGWLPPASDPEEYYPIKDHKKIFNSVFLGHIPNPWSNDLLNRIVCEDSNKKIIFSDVLNQFENIWGSQDSIVNNDIYINEVIDWLRKNNFVSIDITDKTLRYDIGCRIIRKARRLFFLDWLLENIDIEPMGIFGGSNWKNWSKYKNMYQKELLTTKEMNNVYNKTKLLIHEGVGFHFRVFDAMLAGTPVIIRKSKQDNDFGGIATMFDENIEYISIDINKFHKFQFDDDILNDISDRAREKVLLNHTWFHRLSQVVKDINDVI, encoded by the coding sequence ATGCCATCAAAAACGTCATTTTATGATGGTTTATTTAATTCTCTTAAAAAGGCATTTGAACACCATGGATATGAAGTTACAGGAGGATGTGGGTTTTTATCTGGAATAAAATTAGATTTATTTATTAATAAATATAATCCCAAAGTATTTTTCGAAATGAATCGTTGCAAAAGTGAAATTAATAATTTTCCTAAAAATATTTTACATATATGTTGGTTAGTTGATTTGTTGGGAAGAAAACTTGAAAATATTACCGGTAGTGAAATAGTATATTTCTTTAGTACGGAATGGATGAAAGATTTTAAGCACTCAGAAAATTGTAAAATTGGATGGTTACCACCAGCTTCAGATCCAGAAGAATATTATCCAATTAAAGACCATAAAAAGATATTTAATAGTGTTTTTTTAGGACATATTCCAAACCCATGGAGTAATGATTTATTAAATAGAATTGTATGTGAAGATTCGAATAAAAAGATTATATTTTCTGATGTATTAAATCAATTTGAAAATATATGGGGAAGTCAAGATTCCATAGTAAATAATGATATTTATATTAATGAGGTAATTGATTGGTTAAGAAAAAATAATTTTGTAAGTATTGATATCACAGATAAAACCCTAAGATATGATATAGGTTGTAGAATTATAAGAAAAGCAAGACGATTGTTTTTCTTGGATTGGTTGTTAGAGAATATTGATATTGAGCCTATGGGAATTTTTGGCGGATCAAATTGGAAAAATTGGTCTAAATATAAAAATATGTATCAAAAAGAACTTTTAACTACTAAAGAAATGAATAATGTTTATAATAAAACTAAATTATTAATACATGAAGGAGTTGGATTCCATTTTAGAGTATTTGATGCAATGCTTGCAGGTACTCCCGTAATCATTAGAAAGTCAAAACAAGATAATGATTTTGGTGGTATAGCAACCATGTTTGATGAGAATATAGAATATATATCAATAGATATAAACAAATTTCATAAGTTTCAGTTTGATGACGATATATTGAATGATATTTCAGACCGAGCAAGAGAAAAAGTGTTATTAAATCACACTTGGTTTCATAGGCTCTCACAAGTTGTTAAGGATATTAATGATGTCATTTGA
- a CDS encoding methyltransferase domain-containing protein, which yields MMSFDKDFFSDSVHKYIAYKDIDKTLEKYEKRILNELKLRGYGPEFLKDKIIIDIGTGFQAIIACLMGAKFIYHLDISTKQVSWMKDYCTLNNIENIKSIECDITKKIDVAEKVDIVFVFGILNHLEKPSRFMNNLIPVLNLNKSHILFRIYRSGSWSRWLVSYLREISNKIDHDIIENRFKIMYQNDQYNQYYGDLMDDLYAPIWKVFHPRQFDINNITKMIDKEDWDYNFSSRDENFRVDINVNKKNIQHLRNFKFPDVGIEQNRLSVGNNNAKLLKIHNLFEKWNLMDELPLDNADRLLKIYELVRKKSVNDIESKFNLDKEERIDLLLNILESFVEDI from the coding sequence ATGATGTCATTTGATAAAGATTTTTTTTCTGATAGTGTTCATAAATATATTGCATATAAAGATATTGATAAAACATTAGAAAAATATGAAAAACGTATATTAAATGAATTGAAACTAAGAGGTTATGGACCAGAGTTTTTAAAAGATAAAATAATAATTGATATTGGAACTGGTTTTCAGGCAATTATTGCTTGTTTAATGGGGGCAAAATTTATTTACCATCTTGATATTAGTACTAAACAAGTGTCATGGATGAAAGACTATTGTACATTAAATAATATTGAAAATATAAAATCTATAGAATGTGATATTACAAAAAAAATAGATGTCGCAGAAAAGGTAGATATAGTATTTGTTTTTGGAATTTTGAATCATTTGGAAAAGCCAAGTAGATTTATGAATAATTTAATCCCTGTTTTAAATTTAAATAAGTCTCATATATTATTTAGAATCTATCGTTCAGGAAGCTGGAGTCGTTGGTTGGTTTCATATTTAAGAGAAATTTCTAATAAAATTGACCATGATATAATTGAAAACAGATTTAAGATTATGTATCAAAATGATCAATATAATCAATATTATGGAGATCTTATGGATGATTTATATGCTCCTATATGGAAAGTTTTTCATCCTAGACAATTCGATATAAATAATATAACGAAAATGATTGATAAAGAAGATTGGGATTATAACTTTAGTAGTCGTGATGAAAATTTTAGGGTAGATATTAATGTAAATAAAAAAAATATACAACATTTAAGAAACTTTAAATTTCCAGATGTAGGTATAGAACAAAACAGGCTAAGCGTAGGAAATAATAATGCAAAGCTTTTAAAGATTCATAATCTATTTGAAAAATGGAATTTAATGGATGAGCTACCTTTAGATAATGCAGATCGATTGTTAAAGATATATGAACTTGTTAGAAAAAAATCTGTTAATGATATTGAAAGTAAATTCAATTTAGATAAAGAAGAAAGAATAGACCTATTATTAAATATTTTAGAGTCATTTGTAGAGGATATTTAA